In Mucilaginibacter auburnensis, the genomic stretch GCCAGCTTAATGCCAAAGTTTACCGTATTCATCATGATTGCTTTTTTCGCATCATTAGGTTTACCAGGCTTTTCAGCTTTTATTGCAGAGGCTTTCTCACTGGCAGGAGCATTTAAATCGCCATCGGTTAACGGGTTGTTGCCTTACTGGCTGGCCGTATGTGGTGCCATTGGTATATTGTTCAGCGCATGTTACTTTTTATGGACCTTGCAGCGGATTTTCTTCGGCTCGCTGTCTTTAAAAGGGGGCGACGTTTGGAAAGCGGCTTTGGTTGATCTTAACCGGCGCGAATTATTTGCCTTGATACCGTTAGCTGCTGCTACTTTGATTTTAGGTGTAATGCCCTCGCTGGTGTTTGATAAATTGAATGATTCGGTATTGGCGCTGGTGCAGTTTTTACAGATAGGAAAATAATTAAATGTACGAGCTTTTACCTAACATACCAACACAACTACAAGGCATACTGAGCGATCTGAAATATTTCGTTCCGGAGATCTACCTTGCTGCGGTGTTTGTGGTAGTACTGCTTGCTGATTTGTTCATTGGCAAAATCTATCCTACAGTTTGCAAAGCGCTTGCTTTGATGGGGATTGCTGCTGTTGCAATACAGGTTTTAGGTCAGTTAGTTGAGATAAAGGACAGCTTTTTTATGTTTGGTGATATGCTGCTTCAAAGCCGCACATCGTTACTGTTCAGATTGATAATTGATCTGTCAGCTTTTGCGCTGATCTTACACTTCAATTGGGATAAAAAACTAAAACTCCATGCAAAAGGCCTCGGCGACCTTTACTCAATTACAATAGCATCAATATTTGGTTTGCATTTAATGACCATGGCCTCCAACCTGCTGTCAGTTTATCTGGCCGTAGAGATGGTTTCTATCGCTTCATATTTGTTAGTAGCCTACCGTTCAGAAAATGCTTTTAGTGCAGAGGCTGGTCTTAAATATGTTTTGTTTGGAGCCGCAGCTTCGGCCATAATGTTATATGGCATCTCCTTGCTGTACGGCGCTGGTGGTTCTCTAAGTTTGTTTGATCCGGCATTTGTGAATGGTTTAAGCAAAGCTAATGCTGTGGCAGTTTCCTTTGCTATGGTACTGGTTTTAGTAGGGATAGCCTTTAAACTTTCTTTCGTGCCGGCTCACTTTTGGGTACCGGATGTTTACCAGGGAGCACTAACACCAATCACCGCATGGTTATCTACTGTTCCTAAAATTGCGGCATTTGGCTTACTGATCAACTTTTTAACACCTTTTATTTTCTCGCCAGCGTGGAGATCATTTGATTTTAAACTGGCGTTGTCTGTAATTGGTATAGCTACCATGATTGCCGGTAACTTTGCGGCTGTAATGCAAACTAATGCCAAACGTATGCTGGCCTACTCAAGCGTAGGGCATACCGGCTTTGCATTAATGGCCATTGTTACCTTTAGTGATGAAGGTATTAAAACCTTGGTGTTTTATTTAGCCGTTTATGCTGTAGCCAATATAGCTGCACTGGCATTGGTAAGTTATTTTACTTATATCACTAATTCAGATGATATTAAGACTTATGAAGGTTTAGGTTACAAATATCCGGCTGCCTCCATTTGCTTCGTTATAATACTAATTTCTTTAACCGGATTGCCGGTAACGGCAGGTTTCAACGCTAAATTATTGGTGTTTTCATCAGTTTATGGCGTTTATCAACAAAATCACGACATATTTCTGCTTCTTTTAACTACAACGGGTGCAATTACTACGGTTGTATCACTTTTTTACTACATAAAAATTCCGCTTCATTTGTTTTTGAGACGCTCACCATTAATTGACTCACCTGTTGCTCCGTTCAATTTGTTAGTGTTGGTTATTATAGCAAGCGCTGCTTTGGTGTTTTTCGGTATTTTTCCTTCAGTTATTATAAATTTATTATAAAAACGTTAGTTTTTATTAACATTTATCAATAAAATTGAATTTAATTTCACTTATATGTGATTTAAATCATAATTTCAGCCAATTTTTCAATTTTATAACTATTTATTTAAATGAAGCGTTACGTTCCCTTTATTTTAATACTGATTGCGCTGGTATTAACATTTATTTTTCCATCAGTTGATGTTGACACCACGGCCAAGTCTACTTACGACACAGGAGATACCGCCTGGATGCTGATGTCAACCGCACTGGTTTTGATCATGACCCCGGGTTTGGCATTCTTTTACGGTGGTATGGTTAACAAAAAGAACGTTATCTCAACTATGCTTCAAAGCGTGGTGTGTATGGTAATCATTACTGTTATGTGGGGAATATTCGGCTTCAGTTTAGCTTTTGGCGATAGCATAGGAGGCATCATAGGCAACCCATCAACATTTTTTATGATGAAGGGGATGTTGAGCAACAACACCTGGCCAAGTGCTCCAACTATTCCGTTATTGTTATTTGCTATGTATCAGTTAAAGTTCGCAATTATTACGCCGGCACTTATTACAGGAGCATTTGCAGAGCGTATCCGCTTTAACTCCTACATTTTGTTTTTATGCCTTTTCAGCATATTTATATTCTCGCCTTTGGCGCACGCCACATGGCACCCAAGCGGGCTGTTGTATAAAATGGGCGTGCTTGACTTTGCCGGTGGTACGGTTGTGCACATGTCTGCAGGTTGGGCGGCGTTGGCCTCGGCTTTATTTTTAAAGAAACGTAACGAGCAAAGCCATTCTCCTGCACGTATAACTTACGTAATAATTGGTACCAGTTTATTATGGTTTGGTTGGTTTGGTTTCAATGCCGGTTCGGCTTTTGGGGCTAACCATTTAGCAGTAACAGCTTTGGCCACCAGTACAACCGCTTCAGCGGCTGGTGGTGTAGCCTGGATATTTTTTGATATGTTGCGCGGTCGTAAACCATCAGCAATGGGTACTTGTATTGGCGCGGTTGTGGGTTTGGTAGCTATTACGCCTGCAGCAGGTTTTGTATCAGTACCACACTCTTTAGCTATCGGTATCATATCATCAGTTATAAGTAACCTGGTTGTGGTATGGCGCACACGTACTTCAATTGATGATACGCTTGACGTATTTCCTTGCCATGGTGTAGGCGGTATGGTAGGTATGTTGTTAACCGGTGTTTTTGCACATACTAATGTGAACGGAGCTAATACTACAGGTAACGGCTTATTTTTTGGTGAAACTCATTTGTTCCTTGTTCAGTTGTTTGCTTTGGTTATTACATCATTGTTCGCGTTCTTCGGATCAATGCTTTTGCTTAAAATTACCGACATGATCTCTCCATTGCGCGTTTCTGCCGAAGACGAAAATATTGGTTTGGACTTAAGCCAGCACGGCGAGAAGCTATAATCTTGATTATAGGATTTAATGATTTGTAGTTGGTATTGCGATCAAGCAGATCCTTTAATCTTACAAATCATGGTTCAGACAAATAGAAACCGGCCTCGCGCCGGTTTTTTTGTTTAAATAACCTGTGAAAATCGATTGCGCAGATACAATGAATGTAATAGACTACTAATCATTGTTCAAACATATTAATACTATTTAATGACAAACACTTTAACGCAAGTTTATAATAAAGTTATAACTTTGCGTGCTCATTACAAATCATGAGCGATCAGATTAAACATGAATGCGGTGTGGCATTTATCCGCTTACTAAAGCCACTCTCTTATTATCAGCAAAAATACGGCACTGCGCTGTACGGGCTAAACAAACTGTACCTCTTAATGGAAAAACAACATAACCGCGGCCAGGATGGTGCGGGGGTTGCTACTATTAAGCTGGATGTTGAGCCGGGCAAGCGATACATCAGTCGCCATAGGTCAATGGCATCCAATGCAGTGGCCGACATTTTTGAATACATTCAAAAACGTTTTGCTGATTTATCTCCTGAAAAGCTTGCTGATGGCGACTGGCTAAAAGAGCACGTTAGTTTTACCGGCGAGGTGTTATTAGGTCACCTGCGCTACGGCACGCACGGAAAGAACAGTATTGAGAGCTGTCACCCTTTTCTGCGCCAAAACAACTGGATGACCCGTAACCTCGTAATTGCCGGTAACTTCAACATGACCAATGTTGACGAGTTGTTACAGCAGTTGTATGATCTTGGTCAGCATCCTAAAGAAAAGGCAGACACAGTTACTGTGTTGGAAAAGATAGGCCATTTTTTAGATACTGAAAACCAGGGTTTGTTTGACCAATACAAACGCGAAGGTTTAGATGATAACAGGGAAATAAGCAAACTGATTGCACGCGACATGGACGTTGCCAAAATCCTCACCAAATCTGCCCGTAACTGGGATGGTGGTTATACCATAGCCGGTATATTTGGTCATGGCGATGCATTTGTTATGCGCGATCCTTCAGGTATTCGTCCGGCTTATTATTATTATAATGACGAAATAGTAGTGGCTGCTTCAGAACGTCCTGCATTGCAAACGGCGTTTAATATACCAATTGGAGATATTAAGGAGATAAAGCCGGGCCACGCACTTATAGTTAAGCAAGACGGTAAGATAACCGAGGCTATGTTCAGCGAGCCTCAGGAAAGAAAAGCCTGCTCATTTGAGCGCATCTATTTTTCAAGGGGTAGCGACGCTGCTATTTACCGTGAGCGTAAACAACTGGGCCGTTTACTTTGCCCGCAAATATTAAGTGCTGTTAATAATGATATAAAAAATACGGTTTTCTCATACATACCAAACACTGCCGAAGTGGCTTTTTATGGCATGGTGGAAGGCGTACATAAATATATCAAACAATACCAACGCGAAAGGCTTTTAAACCGCGAAGATAAGATCAGCGAGGAAGAGTTATCAGAAGTGCTGAGTATGGCGCCTCGGGTAGAGAAAATCGCTATTAAAGACGTTAAGTTGCGTACTTTTATTACACAGGATGCCGACCGTAGTGAAATGGTTGCTCACGTGTACGACAGTACCTACGGGCTTATCAAAGACGGCACCGATACATTGGTTATTTTAGATGACTCGATAGTGCGTGGTACTACGTTAAAGCAAAGTATTTTAAAGATACTTGATCGTTTAGGTCCTAAAAAGATCATTGTGGTATCATCAGCGCCGCAAATCCGTTACCCTGATTGCTATGGTATTGACATGTCAAGAATGGGTGAGTTCGTAGCTTTTGAGGCAGCCATCAGTCTGTTAAAAGAGCAAGGCAAAGAGAATATTATTCTTGAAACTTATCAGAAATGTAAGGATAGCGCTAAATTGCCTAAAGAGCAGGCGCAGAACTATGTAAAGGCTATCTACGAGCCGTTTACTGATCAGGAAATATCTGACAGGATAGCGAAGATCATTACACCAAAAGAGATCAATTGCGAAGTGCACGTAATTTACCAAACATTAGATAACCTGCACAAAGCATGTCCTGATCATACAGGCGACTGGTATTTCTCTGGTAACTTCCCAACCCCGGGTGGCAATAAAGTGGTTAACCGCGCTTTTGTTAACTGGATGGAAGGAAAGAACCAACGTGCTTATATGTAATATTTAAGCCTAAAGGCAAAGTGCAAAATAAAAAAGAGCGATGAGTATTATACTCATCGCTCTTTTTATATAATAACTGTTGAAGTTATTATTTTTTATAATACTTCATTGCTTCCGGAATTGCCTTTTTGATGTTGGCAATACGTGTTTCATCGGCAGGGTGGGTGCTCAAAAATTCAGGCTGAGAGGCACCGTTTTTTTGTGCTGCCATACGTTGCCAAAAAGTAACTGCTTCATTAGGGTTATAGCCGGCCATAGCCATAAAGGTTAAACCTAAACGGTCAGCTTCTGTTTCCTGGTCGCGGCCATATTTTAACAGCGCTAACTGGCCACCAACACCGTATAATGCATTAATAATATTTGCCGATGATTTATTATTAGTTGCTGCACCAACAATGCTGCCACCTGCCTGCGCAGCCATCTCCTGCGACATGCGTTCTGCAGAGTGACGTGCAATAGCGTGGGCAATTTCGTGGCCCATAACCACCGCTAAACCGGCATCATTTTGTGTAATAGGCAAAATTCCGCTGTAAACAGCCACTTTACCACCCGGCATACACCAGGCGTTAACTTCTTTGCTTTGTATCAGGTTAAATTCCCAAGAGAATTTGTATTGATCGGCATAACCGTTTTGTTGCAGGTACCGCTCAATGGCTACAGCCAACTGCTGACCAATACGCTTAACACGTTGCGCGTCGGTACCGCTGGCAATAACTTTAG encodes the following:
- a CDS encoding amidophosphoribosyltransferase; translation: MSDQIKHECGVAFIRLLKPLSYYQQKYGTALYGLNKLYLLMEKQHNRGQDGAGVATIKLDVEPGKRYISRHRSMASNAVADIFEYIQKRFADLSPEKLADGDWLKEHVSFTGEVLLGHLRYGTHGKNSIESCHPFLRQNNWMTRNLVIAGNFNMTNVDELLQQLYDLGQHPKEKADTVTVLEKIGHFLDTENQGLFDQYKREGLDDNREISKLIARDMDVAKILTKSARNWDGGYTIAGIFGHGDAFVMRDPSGIRPAYYYYNDEIVVAASERPALQTAFNIPIGDIKEIKPGHALIVKQDGKITEAMFSEPQERKACSFERIYFSRGSDAAIYRERKQLGRLLCPQILSAVNNDIKNTVFSYIPNTAEVAFYGMVEGVHKYIKQYQRERLLNREDKISEEELSEVLSMAPRVEKIAIKDVKLRTFITQDADRSEMVAHVYDSTYGLIKDGTDTLVILDDSIVRGTTLKQSILKILDRLGPKKIIVVSSAPQIRYPDCYGIDMSRMGEFVAFEAAISLLKEQGKENIILETYQKCKDSAKLPKEQAQNYVKAIYEPFTDQEISDRIAKIITPKEINCEVHVIYQTLDNLHKACPDHTGDWYFSGNFPTPGGNKVVNRAFVNWMEGKNQRAYM
- a CDS encoding M48 family metallopeptidase, with the protein product MKLTKLIPALLSVTFIYSCSTVPLTGRKQLSLVDDSQINQAAASSYQQLLSSPETKVIASGTDAQRVKRIGQQLAVAIERYLQQNGYADQYKFSWEFNLIQSKEVNAWCMPGGKVAVYSGILPITQNDAGLAVVMGHEIAHAIARHSAERMSQEMAAQAGGSIVGAATNNKSSANIINALYGVGGQLALLKYGRDQETEADRLGLTFMAMAGYNPNEAVTFWQRMAAQKNGASQPEFLSTHPADETRIANIKKAIPEAMKYYKK
- a CDS encoding NADH-quinone oxidoreductase subunit N — encoded protein: MYELLPNIPTQLQGILSDLKYFVPEIYLAAVFVVVLLADLFIGKIYPTVCKALALMGIAAVAIQVLGQLVEIKDSFFMFGDMLLQSRTSLLFRLIIDLSAFALILHFNWDKKLKLHAKGLGDLYSITIASIFGLHLMTMASNLLSVYLAVEMVSIASYLLVAYRSENAFSAEAGLKYVLFGAAASAIMLYGISLLYGAGGSLSLFDPAFVNGLSKANAVAVSFAMVLVLVGIAFKLSFVPAHFWVPDVYQGALTPITAWLSTVPKIAAFGLLINFLTPFIFSPAWRSFDFKLALSVIGIATMIAGNFAAVMQTNAKRMLAYSSVGHTGFALMAIVTFSDEGIKTLVFYLAVYAVANIAALALVSYFTYITNSDDIKTYEGLGYKYPAASICFVIILISLTGLPVTAGFNAKLLVFSSVYGVYQQNHDIFLLLLTTTGAITTVVSLFYYIKIPLHLFLRRSPLIDSPVAPFNLLVLVIIASAALVFFGIFPSVIINLL
- a CDS encoding ammonium transporter codes for the protein MKRYVPFILILIALVLTFIFPSVDVDTTAKSTYDTGDTAWMLMSTALVLIMTPGLAFFYGGMVNKKNVISTMLQSVVCMVIITVMWGIFGFSLAFGDSIGGIIGNPSTFFMMKGMLSNNTWPSAPTIPLLLFAMYQLKFAIITPALITGAFAERIRFNSYILFLCLFSIFIFSPLAHATWHPSGLLYKMGVLDFAGGTVVHMSAGWAALASALFLKKRNEQSHSPARITYVIIGTSLLWFGWFGFNAGSAFGANHLAVTALATSTTASAAGGVAWIFFDMLRGRKPSAMGTCIGAVVGLVAITPAAGFVSVPHSLAIGIISSVISNLVVVWRTRTSIDDTLDVFPCHGVGGMVGMLLTGVFAHTNVNGANTTGNGLFFGETHLFLVQLFALVITSLFAFFGSMLLLKITDMISPLRVSAEDENIGLDLSQHGEKL